A region of Fibrobacter sp. DNA encodes the following proteins:
- a CDS encoding RNA polymerase sigma factor RpoD/SigA has protein sequence MTKNSNVRAERDVYFQYLNDISKYPLLTKQQEKVLLIKAQAGSRAAMDLLVKSNLRFVVNIANLYKGQGLDVNELINEGNMGLIDAAKRFDPNQKIKFISYAVWWVRQNITRAIAERGRLVRISAEKELVLRRFGKHGGKLRQVIGGGLMVDPASLEGLTKYKAHDIEKILMLGGRSSSLDAPVGEDGDTTIGDTIAAENSVTDALTEGKDRRKVFNNVMKQNLSEQEMQIIKLYFGFKMDADLNLKEIAPMVGLSKERVRQLKETALEKLRNDQIQRALYDAA, from the coding sequence ATGACTAAGAATTCTAACGTTCGCGCTGAAAGAGATGTGTATTTTCAGTACCTTAATGACATTTCTAAATACCCTCTTTTGACCAAGCAACAAGAAAAAGTTTTGCTCATTAAGGCCCAGGCAGGCAGCAGAGCAGCTATGGATCTTTTGGTAAAGTCCAACCTGCGTTTTGTGGTGAACATCGCCAATCTTTACAAGGGTCAGGGCCTCGATGTCAACGAACTGATTAACGAAGGCAACATGGGTCTCATTGATGCGGCCAAGCGCTTCGATCCTAATCAGAAGATCAAGTTCATTAGCTATGCCGTTTGGTGGGTTCGCCAGAACATCACCCGCGCCATTGCAGAACGAGGTCGCTTGGTACGCATTAGTGCAGAAAAGGAGCTGGTTCTCCGCCGCTTCGGTAAGCACGGCGGTAAGCTTCGTCAGGTTATCGGCGGCGGTCTCATGGTAGATCCCGCAAGCCTCGAAGGCCTTACCAAGTACAAAGCTCACGATATCGAAAAGATTTTGATGTTGGGTGGCCGTTCTTCTTCCCTTGACGCTCCCGTCGGCGAAGATGGCGACACTACCATTGGCGACACCATCGCTGCTGAAAACTCTGTTACCGACGCCCTCACCGAAGGCAAGGATCGCAGAAAAGTTTTCAACAACGTTATGAAGCAGAACCTTTCCGAACAGGAAATGCAAATCATCAAACTGTATTTCGGCTTCAAGATGGATGCAGACCTGAATCTCAAGGAAATTGCTCCCATGGTGGGTCTCTCCAAGGAACGCGTCCGTCAGCTCAAGGAAACTGCTCTGGAAAAGTTGAGAAACGACCAGATTCAGCGTGCCTTGTACGACGCAGCCTAA
- a CDS encoding histidine kinase, protein MKVHLKEKIVSFLENHRNRLAELQEATFDRGEKELAKIMNDDKIKDTFPAPIPIIALLVWAFILLFPLVLLLDPSNYYAKNFEMHSVLGYYVPLLATCLIFWINQKLFVPKFFFGKKYVKFFAGNAILVFLSFVCREFAGFFLTRRPGMGIHDFFSDYITSPNHFTLPSIVSFLLILFMVCLCSILISVFTRQTMRAFVIRERGRAHLEYELNFMKQQLSPHFLFNTLNNISSLISIDPKLAEKSMTKLSQLLRVTLYQTEDKFITLKEEIEILEKYADLERLRHDDNFEFSFSKNLQDPTRLIEPLLLMPLLENTMKHCVNPAGKSFAHVNIAQIDDQLYVRMENSNFPRKSHNDVGGLGLSTFAKRLNLLYKNNFSYEAKVENDVYICELKLTLK, encoded by the coding sequence ATGAAAGTTCATTTAAAGGAAAAAATCGTCAGTTTTTTGGAAAATCACCGAAATCGTCTTGCCGAACTTCAGGAAGCCACTTTTGATCGTGGGGAAAAGGAGTTGGCCAAGATAATGAACGATGATAAGATCAAGGATACCTTCCCGGCGCCAATTCCCATTATTGCCCTGCTTGTCTGGGCCTTTATCCTGTTGTTTCCTTTGGTTCTTCTTTTGGACCCCAGTAATTACTATGCGAAGAATTTTGAAATGCATAGTGTCTTGGGTTACTATGTTCCGCTGCTTGCCACATGCCTGATTTTTTGGATAAATCAAAAGTTGTTTGTGCCAAAGTTCTTTTTTGGAAAAAAGTATGTGAAGTTTTTTGCGGGCAACGCTATTCTTGTTTTCTTGAGTTTCGTGTGCAGAGAGTTTGCGGGATTCTTCTTGACAAGAAGACCTGGCATGGGTATACATGATTTTTTCTCTGACTATATAACATCTCCAAACCATTTTACTTTGCCTAGCATTGTAAGTTTTCTGCTTATTCTTTTCATGGTGTGTCTTTGCAGTATCTTGATTTCTGTTTTTACGCGCCAAACGATGCGGGCCTTTGTGATTCGAGAAAGAGGCCGAGCCCATCTTGAATATGAACTGAACTTTATGAAACAGCAGTTGAGTCCGCACTTTCTTTTCAATACCTTGAATAATATTTCTTCGCTGATTTCGATTGATCCGAAATTAGCTGAAAAATCAATGACAAAGCTTTCTCAGCTGTTACGTGTTACTTTGTACCAAACGGAAGACAAGTTTATTACGCTAAAGGAAGAAATTGAAATTCTTGAAAAGTATGCGGACCTTGAAAGACTTCGCCACGATGATAATTTTGAATTTTCCTTTAGCAAGAACCTGCAAGATCCGACTAGACTAATTGAACCGCTTTTGCTGATGCCGTTATTGGAAAATACCATGAAGCATTGCGTCAATCCTGCTGGTAAAAGCTTTGCCCATGTAAACATCGCCCAAATTGATGACCAACTTTATGTTCGCATGGAAAACAGTAATTTTCCTCGTAAATCGCATAATGATGTGGGTGGGCTAGGTTTGTCTACTTTTGCAAAGCGGTTGAACTTACTTTATAAGAATAATTTCTCGTACGAAGCAAAAGTTGAAAACGATGTGTACATTTGCGAGCTAAAGTTGACCTTAAAATAA
- a CDS encoding S41 family peptidase, translating into MNFYKPNFRSLFVASLSALCLANASFAAKDNKQTPPGDFYDEVSRLNKVLSEVNRKYVEDVNPTELTDAALNGIRDILDPHTTVFSPKDYESLKISMEGKFGGVGITISLRDNVLTVISPLSGTPAFRLGIRAGDKIRKIDGKDTKGLSLDDAVNKLRGKIGTDVTVSIEREGVPDLMDFTITRAEIIVHAVPYYGMVTNDIGYIKLATFSDKTTSDVVNAINALQKQGMKKIILDMRYNPGGLLNQAIDISELFLKKGNTIVSTKGRTQQTESRARKDGVVKQDIPMVVLVNQGSASAAEIVSGALQDWDRALIIGKTSFGKGSVQTIFPLDNQGNALKLTTAFYYLPFGRCINKPENGIKGLKLQEEEYEAEANGDEAKIDSLKKDTVARDTFYTNNGRMMFGGGGITPDVEVELSPMPWVVQVQERMAMYFKFAVKARPGLEKSGVKIDANWEVPDSLFQQFRDYCMNDTNFTKVKSNALVGVDQLEKSIIREQNYMGDSSKTVSDSLLAQRIAEMRAALESNRNAQFDENKEYIKDGIKRELLTSFINDSVSTAFSLKRDEQLKEAIKYLSDMNLYKKAISAPDKKAAKKPEQAKPVKDAKKK; encoded by the coding sequence ATGAATTTCTATAAGCCGAATTTTCGCAGTCTTTTTGTAGCTTCTCTTTCTGCCTTGTGCCTTGCAAACGCTTCTTTTGCCGCCAAGGACAACAAGCAGACCCCTCCGGGCGACTTCTACGACGAAGTTTCCCGCTTGAACAAGGTTCTTTCCGAAGTCAACCGTAAGTATGTGGAAGATGTAAACCCCACAGAACTTACCGATGCAGCCCTCAATGGCATCCGCGACATTCTGGACCCCCATACCACCGTGTTCAGCCCCAAGGACTACGAAAGCCTGAAGATTTCCATGGAAGGTAAGTTCGGCGGCGTGGGCATCACCATCAGCCTCCGAGATAACGTCCTCACCGTGATTTCCCCCCTTTCCGGCACCCCGGCCTTCCGCCTGGGCATTCGCGCTGGAGACAAGATTCGCAAAATTGACGGCAAGGACACCAAGGGTCTCTCTCTTGACGACGCTGTGAACAAGCTCCGCGGCAAGATCGGCACCGACGTTACCGTTTCTATTGAACGTGAAGGTGTACCCGACCTGATGGACTTTACCATCACCCGCGCAGAAATCATCGTCCATGCAGTGCCTTACTACGGCATGGTCACCAATGACATCGGCTATATCAAACTGGCTACCTTTAGCGACAAGACTACAAGCGACGTGGTGAACGCCATCAACGCCCTCCAGAAGCAGGGCATGAAGAAGATCATCCTCGACATGCGCTACAATCCGGGTGGTCTTTTGAACCAGGCTATCGATATTAGCGAACTCTTCTTGAAGAAGGGAAACACCATCGTCAGCACCAAGGGTCGCACCCAGCAGACCGAAAGCCGCGCCCGTAAGGACGGTGTGGTCAAGCAGGACATTCCCATGGTCGTTCTCGTAAACCAGGGTTCCGCAAGCGCAGCAGAAATCGTTTCCGGCGCACTCCAGGACTGGGACCGAGCCCTCATTATCGGCAAGACTTCCTTCGGTAAGGGTTCCGTACAGACAATCTTCCCGCTGGACAATCAGGGCAACGCCCTGAAGCTCACCACCGCCTTCTACTACCTCCCCTTCGGCCGTTGCATCAACAAGCCGGAAAACGGAATCAAGGGCCTGAAGCTTCAGGAAGAAGAATACGAAGCAGAAGCCAACGGTGACGAAGCAAAGATTGATTCCCTCAAGAAGGACACCGTCGCACGCGACACCTTCTACACCAACAACGGCCGCATGATGTTCGGCGGTGGCGGCATCACTCCTGACGTTGAAGTTGAACTTTCCCCCATGCCTTGGGTCGTCCAGGTCCAGGAACGCATGGCAATGTACTTCAAGTTCGCAGTCAAGGCCCGTCCGGGTCTTGAAAAGAGCGGCGTGAAGATCGACGCCAACTGGGAAGTCCCCGACTCCCTGTTCCAGCAGTTCCGCGATTACTGCATGAACGACACCAACTTTACCAAGGTCAAGAGCAACGCATTGGTGGGCGTGGATCAGCTTGAAAAGAGCATTATCCGCGAACAGAACTACATGGGCGACTCTTCCAAGACCGTTTCCGACTCCCTCCTGGCACAGCGTATTGCCGAAATGCGCGCCGCCCTGGAAAGCAACAGAAACGCTCAGTTTGACGAAAACAAGGAATACATCAAGGACGGCATCAAGCGCGAGCTCCTGACCTCCTTCATCAACGATTCCGTAAGTACTGCATTCTCCCTGAAGCGTGACGAACAGCTTAAGGAAGCCATCAAGTACCTCAGCGACATGAACCTTTACAAGAAGGCCATCAGCGCACCGGACAAGAAGGCTGCCAAGAAGCCTGAACAGGCTAAGCCCGTCAAGGACGCCAAGAAGAAGTAA
- a CDS encoding DUF721 domain-containing protein, producing the protein MENFENKRRKKNVCGGDLTDISVLLKMVLDKNNISEDLTFKAICEGFENIVGTLLLPHVKPVKMDKNILVLKAANSAWKQELFLQKKAIIDKCNLVLGKPAVRDVRLI; encoded by the coding sequence ATGGAAAATTTCGAGAATAAAAGACGCAAAAAGAACGTCTGTGGGGGCGACCTCACGGATATCAGCGTGCTTTTGAAAATGGTTCTGGACAAGAACAATATTTCAGAAGATTTGACCTTCAAAGCCATTTGCGAAGGCTTTGAAAACATCGTGGGAACCTTGCTTTTACCCCACGTAAAACCGGTCAAAATGGACAAGAATATTTTGGTGCTAAAAGCCGCCAATTCCGCATGGAAACAAGAGTTATTCCTGCAAAAAAAAGCTATTATTGACAAGTGTAATTTAGTGTTGGGCAAGCCAGCAGTAAGGGATGTCCGACTCATTTGA
- a CDS encoding ABC transporter permease, producing MNKIAESLGKFIRKFLHTVINYLLFVWQMFKSIPGAFSNFHTTVEQMQHVGVTSIPVVLAASLATGAIMSWQLAYQFADMIPLMFVGMAVGKSVMVELCPILTAMVLAGRIGASMCSELGTMAVTEQLDAYKVLGLSPHKFLLAPRLIATVIMLPTLTVISIFVGILGGYAVAALYKDVSFSVFFYGVRMFYANWDLAVGLIKAFVYGYFIASYACFFGFNTTSGAEGVGKSTKSTVVAGMTSILIGGFVLSKLLLL from the coding sequence ATGAACAAAATTGCGGAAAGTCTGGGTAAGTTTATCCGGAAGTTCCTGCATACCGTCATCAATTATCTGCTATTCGTATGGCAGATGTTCAAGAGCATTCCTGGTGCCTTCAGCAATTTCCATACAACCGTTGAACAGATGCAGCACGTGGGTGTCACTAGTATTCCCGTGGTGTTGGCTGCATCCCTTGCAACGGGTGCAATCATGTCCTGGCAGCTGGCTTACCAGTTCGCAGACATGATTCCCTTGATGTTTGTAGGCATGGCCGTTGGTAAGTCCGTGATGGTGGAACTCTGCCCCATCCTTACTGCCATGGTGCTTGCCGGACGTATCGGAGCCTCCATGTGCTCTGAACTTGGTACCATGGCTGTGACAGAGCAGCTTGATGCGTACAAAGTATTAGGTCTTAGTCCACATAAGTTCTTGCTCGCACCAAGACTTATCGCTACCGTCATCATGCTCCCGACCCTCACGGTTATCAGTATTTTCGTGGGTATCCTAGGTGGCTACGCTGTGGCCGCCCTCTATAAGGACGTGTCTTTCTCCGTATTCTTCTACGGTGTCCGCATGTTCTACGCAAACTGGGATTTGGCTGTGGGTCTGATCAAGGCATTTGTCTACGGTTACTTTATCGCTAGCTACGCTTGCTTCTTTGGTTTCAACACCACCAGTGGTGCAGAAGGCGTCGGTAAGAGTACAAAGTCCACCGTGGTGGCCGGTATGACCAGCATTTTGATTGGCGGTTTCGTTCTCTCCAAGCTGCTCCTTCTTTAA